A window from Fundidesulfovibrio magnetotacticus encodes these proteins:
- a CDS encoding universal stress protein, whose protein sequence is MQPLEKHLLVTISEDVNALFGLRFVFSFFARTDLARLTLFYVSPRPAPGREFQESLSPYCQPGQDPAFGQSCRQPPPALAAARDWLLDMGFPANRVELKSAPAKLGTVKDIAAEAERGLYDAVVLGRRGLSWFDEIFDDSITHRLLWESITFPLWVCRNPARHRRNVLLCADGSEQALRVADHVGFILRDEPEHSVTIFHNRALGLPEGERVEQIMARTGEVLLQNGISEERIDYLVKSSKDAAGLILKEAERGEYAAVAVGRSADKPDTLSNIFGSTSLTLLRKLEGAALWISK, encoded by the coding sequence ATGCAGCCCCTCGAAAAACACCTGCTGGTGACCATCTCGGAAGACGTCAACGCCCTCTTCGGGCTGCGCTTCGTCTTCAGCTTCTTCGCCCGCACCGACCTGGCGCGGCTCACCCTCTTCTACGTCTCGCCCAGGCCCGCCCCGGGACGCGAATTTCAGGAGAGCCTCTCCCCCTACTGCCAGCCCGGGCAGGACCCGGCCTTCGGGCAGAGCTGCCGCCAGCCGCCCCCGGCTCTGGCCGCCGCCAGGGACTGGCTCCTGGACATGGGCTTCCCCGCGAACCGGGTGGAGCTCAAGAGCGCCCCGGCCAAGCTGGGCACGGTCAAGGACATCGCGGCCGAGGCCGAACGCGGCCTCTACGACGCCGTGGTCCTGGGTCGAAGGGGCCTTTCCTGGTTCGACGAGATCTTCGACGATTCCATCACCCACCGCCTGCTCTGGGAGTCCATCACCTTCCCCCTGTGGGTCTGCCGCAACCCGGCGCGCCACCGCCGCAACGTGCTGCTGTGCGCCGACGGCTCCGAGCAGGCCCTGCGCGTGGCCGACCACGTGGGCTTCATCCTGCGCGACGAGCCCGAACACTCCGTGACCATCTTCCACAACCGCGCCCTGGGACTGCCCGAGGGCGAGCGCGTGGAGCAGATCATGGCCCGCACCGGCGAGGTGCTCCTGCAAAACGGCATCAGCGAGGAGCGCATCGACTACCTGGTCAAATCCTCCAAGGACGCGGCCGGGCTGATCCTCAAGGAGGCCGAACGCGGCGAGTACGCCGCCGTGGCCGTGGGCCGCTCCGCCGACAAGCCCGACACCCTGTCCAACATCTTCGGCTCCACGAGCCTGACGCTCCTGCGCAAGCTCGAAGGGGCCGCCCTCTGGATCTCCAAATAG
- a CDS encoding ATP-binding protein → MPAGRASIFQGLSWRLAKWVFLFSLSVAAVLSGLGLWSSRKDFLAEKQALLVQVGQVNLDTLSNAIWHMDQQSLRMQLDGLHRLPDVELAEVTSEGAVLASAGREESRERLERAYPLRYEFRGVARDVGQLRLVLGLDAGRERIESDALRAAALETTRTMLLAGALLFLFYSLVARHLRRMAVHAAGLTLSGLDKPLVLDRPPPGPSGPDELDRLAWAMESMRAGLSASVAELRQANEHLRQEVRLRQEAETQLRATRAALRNILDSMPSMIVGLSQDLGVTHCNATASSFAGVDPAQAFSRPLLEVLPDLTHLEQELRDAVAQGAPLTLRRLRMERDGQTLHVDLSVYPLRGEAGRGAVLRLDDVTELARMEEFLVQSEKMASLGSLAAGMAHEINNPLAGMLQNAQTLERRLGRELAANERAAREAGITLEALERYLQARQAPMLLEALRTSGERAARIVRNMLKFARRGQPRHEPQHLAQILDSALELAQNDYNMKKNFDFRRIRITRDYDPALPPVPCSPQEVEQVVLNILQNAAQAMCGQKDDRPEPALHIATRQENGMAVLTIRDNGPGMDEAVRRRVFEPFFTTKPLGEGTGLGLSVSYFIIAQNHRGSLEVESAPGQGSIFVLKLPLDPAPPTPPSVA, encoded by the coding sequence ATGCCCGCCGGGCGCGCCTCGATCTTCCAGGGCCTCTCCTGGCGTCTGGCCAAGTGGGTCTTCCTCTTCTCGCTTTCCGTGGCCGCGGTGCTTTCGGGCCTGGGCCTGTGGTCCAGCCGCAAGGACTTCCTGGCCGAAAAGCAGGCCCTCCTGGTCCAGGTGGGCCAGGTGAACCTGGACACCCTCTCCAACGCCATCTGGCACATGGACCAACAGTCCCTGCGCATGCAGCTCGACGGCCTGCACCGCCTCCCTGACGTGGAGCTGGCCGAGGTAACGAGCGAGGGCGCGGTGCTTGCCTCCGCCGGGCGCGAGGAAAGCCGCGAGCGTCTGGAGCGCGCCTACCCCCTGCGCTACGAGTTCCGGGGCGTCGCCCGCGACGTGGGACAGCTGCGCCTGGTGCTGGGCCTCGACGCCGGGCGCGAGCGCATAGAGTCCGACGCCCTGCGCGCCGCGGCCCTGGAGACCACCCGGACCATGCTCCTGGCCGGCGCCCTCCTCTTCCTGTTCTACTCCCTCGTGGCCCGGCACCTCCGGCGCATGGCCGTGCACGCCGCCGGGCTCACCCTGAGCGGCCTGGACAAACCCCTGGTCCTGGACCGCCCGCCGCCCGGCCCCTCCGGTCCCGACGAGCTGGACCGCCTGGCCTGGGCCATGGAGTCCATGCGCGCGGGGCTCTCCGCCTCGGTGGCCGAACTGCGCCAGGCCAACGAACACCTGCGCCAGGAGGTGCGCCTGCGCCAGGAAGCCGAGACCCAGCTGCGCGCCACCCGCGCCGCCCTGCGCAACATCCTGGACTCCATGCCCTCCATGATCGTGGGCCTTTCCCAGGACCTTGGCGTCACCCATTGCAACGCCACGGCCTCCTCCTTCGCCGGGGTGGACCCGGCCCAGGCCTTCTCCCGCCCCCTGCTGGAGGTGCTGCCGGACCTCACGCACCTGGAACAGGAACTGCGCGATGCCGTCGCCCAGGGCGCGCCCCTCACGCTCAGGCGGCTGCGCATGGAGAGGGACGGCCAGACGCTGCACGTGGACCTCTCGGTCTACCCGCTCCGTGGCGAAGCCGGACGCGGCGCGGTGCTGCGCCTGGACGACGTGACGGAACTGGCCCGCATGGAGGAATTCCTGGTCCAGTCCGAGAAGATGGCCTCCCTGGGCAGCCTGGCGGCGGGCATGGCCCACGAGATCAACAATCCCCTGGCGGGCATGCTCCAGAACGCCCAGACCCTGGAGCGCCGCCTCGGCAGGGAACTTGCCGCCAACGAACGCGCCGCGCGCGAGGCGGGCATCACCCTGGAGGCCCTGGAGCGCTACCTTCAGGCGCGCCAGGCCCCCATGCTCCTGGAGGCCCTGCGCACCTCGGGCGAACGCGCCGCGCGCATCGTGCGCAACATGCTCAAGTTCGCCCGCAGGGGCCAGCCGCGCCACGAGCCCCAGCACCTCGCGCAGATTCTGGACTCCGCCCTGGAGCTGGCCCAAAACGACTACAACATGAAAAAGAACTTCGACTTCCGGCGCATCCGCATCACCCGCGACTACGACCCGGCGCTCCCCCCCGTGCCCTGCTCCCCCCAGGAAGTGGAGCAGGTGGTGTTGAACATCCTCCAGAACGCCGCCCAGGCCATGTGCGGCCAGAAGGACGACCGCCCGGAGCCCGCCCTGCACATCGCCACCCGCCAGGAGAACGGCATGGCCGTGCTCACCATCCGCGACAACGGCCCCGGCATGGACGAGGCCGTGCGTCGGCGCGTCTTCGAGCCCTTCTTCACCACCAAACCCCTGGGAGAGGGCACAGGCCTTGGCCTTTCGGTGAGCTACTTCATCATCGCGCAGAACCACCGGGGCAGCCTGGAAGTGGAATCCGCACCGGGCCAGGGCTCAATCTTCGTCCTCAAGCTGCCGCTCGACCCGGCTCCCCCGACACCTCCCAGCGTGGCCTGA
- a CDS encoding response regulator codes for MRVLLVEDEIAHRLLMQRSLRDLCQTDVAVNGQEAVAAFELAHKEGEPYDLVLLDLEMPVMDGQQALKAIRSLEKALGVPPGREVPTLVITAHDDQRNVCDAFFKGLATGYLVKPVRMADLRAHMAQLGLA; via the coding sequence GTGCGCGTACTGCTCGTGGAAGACGAAATCGCCCATCGCCTGCTCATGCAGCGCTCCCTGCGCGACCTCTGCCAGACCGACGTGGCCGTCAACGGCCAGGAGGCCGTCGCCGCCTTCGAACTCGCCCACAAGGAAGGCGAGCCCTACGACCTGGTGCTCCTGGACCTGGAGATGCCCGTCATGGACGGCCAGCAGGCCCTCAAGGCCATCCGCTCCCTGGAGAAGGCCCTGGGCGTGCCTCCCGGCCGGGAAGTCCCCACCCTGGTGATCACCGCCCACGACGACCAGCGCAACGTCTGCGACGCCTTCTTCAAGGGCCTGGCCACGGGCTACCTGGTCAAGCCGGTGCGCATGGCCGATCTGCGCGCGCACATGGCCCAACTGGGCCTGGCCTGA
- a CDS encoding patatin-like phospholipase family protein: MADRTPPAPAAHAGRPHVGLVMGSEGLRAFAAIPVFQFLREQGLGPDLLVGAGGGAFIAALAGAGFDLAQVEEAFRAMGDKRLFTELDPAAALFLNQGQTPRVNAETGLADSARLRGVYARVFRGLQLENLSTRTVLTATDVRTGESVALDQGSLAEAVYAAGNPFPLTPPLVRGEQWLADGSYTQPLPTLEAARRGMDVVVAVYAQDDFASLPAGLGESYLNVIRSFRKSMLRAQMFQTLQSSGEELVVVLARPRKRAGLEAGEDFSSILEAGTKALERMRGSILDAVAAKSRRVSAEPLLQEPDPPGARAGHPSGD; the protein is encoded by the coding sequence GTGGCTGACCGGACGCCTCCCGCCCCGGCCGCGCACGCCGGACGCCCCCACGTGGGTCTGGTGATGGGCTCCGAGGGCCTGCGCGCCTTCGCGGCCATCCCGGTGTTCCAGTTCCTGCGCGAACAGGGCCTGGGGCCGGATCTGCTGGTGGGCGCGGGCGGCGGGGCCTTCATCGCCGCCCTGGCCGGGGCCGGGTTCGACCTGGCCCAGGTGGAGGAGGCCTTCCGGGCCATGGGCGACAAGCGCCTCTTCACCGAACTCGATCCGGCGGCGGCCCTCTTCCTCAACCAGGGCCAGACGCCCCGCGTGAACGCCGAGACGGGCCTGGCAGACTCCGCGCGCCTGCGCGGAGTGTACGCCCGCGTCTTCCGGGGCCTTCAGCTGGAGAACCTGTCCACCCGGACCGTGCTCACCGCCACCGACGTGCGCACCGGCGAGTCCGTGGCCCTGGACCAGGGCTCCCTGGCCGAGGCCGTCTACGCCGCGGGCAACCCCTTTCCCCTCACGCCGCCCCTGGTGCGCGGCGAGCAGTGGCTGGCCGACGGCTCCTACACCCAGCCCCTGCCCACCCTGGAGGCCGCGCGCCGGGGCATGGACGTGGTGGTGGCCGTCTACGCCCAGGACGACTTCGCGTCCCTGCCAGCGGGCCTAGGCGAATCCTACCTCAACGTGATCCGCTCGTTCCGCAAGTCCATGCTGCGCGCCCAGATGTTCCAGACGCTGCAGAGCTCGGGCGAGGAACTGGTGGTGGTGCTGGCCCGGCCGCGCAAGCGCGCTGGGCTTGAGGCCGGGGAGGATTTTTCGTCCATTCTCGAGGCGGGAACGAAGGCCCTGGAGCGCATGCGCGGGTCCATCCTGGACGCCGTGGCGGCCAAAAGCCGCCGCGTCTCCGCCGAGCCCCTGCTCCAGGAGCCCGACCCGCCCGGCGCGCGCGCGGGTCACCCCTCCGGGGACTGA
- a CDS encoding ferredoxin: protein MPRPHVDQDECISCESCVQICPAAFEMNDDGKAQELESATGGEECIQEAMDTCPAECIHWQD, encoded by the coding sequence ATGCCCAGACCCCATGTCGACCAGGACGAATGCATCTCCTGCGAATCCTGCGTGCAGATCTGCCCCGCCGCCTTCGAGATGAACGACGACGGCAAGGCCCAGGAACTCGAAAGCGCCACCGGCGGCGAGGAGTGCATCCAGGAGGCCATGGACACCTGCCCGGCCGAGTGCATCCACTGGCAGGACTAG
- a CDS encoding flagellar biosynthesis anti-sigma factor FlgM — MELKDPTNAGQRQDLPSESPEERAARVAEIKRLVQMGRYRVDGREILYNMLKTAP, encoded by the coding sequence ATGGAACTCAAAGACCCCACAAACGCCGGCCAGCGCCAGGACCTCCCCTCGGAAAGCCCCGAGGAACGGGCCGCGCGCGTCGCCGAAATCAAGCGCCTCGTGCAGATGGGACGCTACCGCGTGGACGGTCGCGAGATCCTCTACAACATGCTCAAGACCGCTCCCTGA
- a CDS encoding STAS domain-containing protein, producing MDFSLQTLDQGLLASLSGRLDHEGVASFEARSQGLLDAAGASCLVLDLARLDYLSSEGLRALVSLGQKARARGVSLAFCGLGGLVRDLFDISGLFQVFTVAESPQAAFRAARRG from the coding sequence ATGGACTTCTCCCTCCAGACCCTGGACCAGGGGCTCCTGGCCTCGCTCTCCGGCAGGCTCGACCATGAAGGCGTGGCTTCCTTCGAGGCCCGCTCCCAGGGTCTGCTCGACGCGGCCGGGGCATCCTGCCTCGTCCTGGACCTGGCCCGGCTGGACTACCTCTCCAGCGAAGGGCTGCGCGCCCTTGTCTCCCTGGGCCAGAAAGCCCGCGCACGGGGCGTGTCCCTGGCCTTCTGCGGCCTGGGCGGCCTGGTGCGCGACCTCTTCGACATCTCGGGCCTCTTCCAGGTGTTCACCGTGGCGGAGAGCCCCCAGGCGGCCTTCCGGGCGGCCCGCCGTGGCTGA
- a CDS encoding FeoA family protein, translating to MKEHRSIRQMAVGEKACIARISAEGELGRRIRDMGLVPGAEVEIVGRAPLNDPVALRLKGFTLSLRNNEADYLFVAKRNGDQA from the coding sequence ATGAAAGAGCACCGTTCCATCCGGCAAATGGCCGTCGGCGAGAAGGCGTGCATCGCGCGCATCTCCGCGGAGGGAGAACTGGGCAGACGCATCCGCGACATGGGCCTCGTGCCCGGAGCGGAGGTGGAGATCGTGGGCCGCGCGCCCCTGAACGATCCCGTGGCCCTGCGCCTGAAAGGCTTCACCCTTTCGCTGCGCAACAACGAGGCGGACTACCTTTTCGTCGCCAAGAGGAACGGAGACCAGGCATGA
- the apgM gene encoding 2,3-bisphosphoglycerate-independent phosphoglycerate mutase, protein MKRKVLFLVADGMGGWPGEIDGGTAMEAAETPVMDALAASGVTGTARTIPPGMPPGSDVANMALLGFDPARHHTGRGPIEAAAQGLKLEPDDLVWRLNLVSVSRFDASGTMLDYSAGHIATPDAVPLVRRLDQECARCSDAYSPFALHPGVQYRHLLVQRGAAQAPEARLAVRPPHDITGQSIARDLETIGASPLLWSLTRCAARLLEGPDNATKANAVWPWGQGRTLTLPSFEAAFGLKGAVVSAVDLIRGLGRAAGMEVLDVPGATGLLDTDYEGKVAAAGRFLEHGDFVFVHLEGPDECGHGGDAACKAEAIARFDARVVAPLTQAFPEAVCLITCDHLTPLAKRTHVDDPVPFLLHAPGLNPNGSERFSEAQAAARGLCIEPGHELLAWALARASEAS, encoded by the coding sequence ATGAAACGCAAAGTCCTTTTCCTGGTGGCGGACGGCATGGGCGGCTGGCCCGGCGAGATCGACGGCGGCACGGCCATGGAGGCCGCCGAAACCCCGGTGATGGACGCCCTGGCCGCCTCGGGCGTCACGGGAACGGCCCGCACCATCCCCCCAGGCATGCCCCCGGGCTCCGACGTGGCCAACATGGCCCTGCTGGGCTTCGACCCGGCCCGCCACCACACCGGGCGCGGCCCCATCGAGGCCGCCGCCCAGGGCCTGAAACTGGAACCCGACGACCTGGTCTGGCGGCTCAACCTGGTGAGCGTCTCGCGCTTCGACGCCTCCGGGACCATGCTCGACTACTCCGCCGGGCACATCGCCACGCCCGACGCCGTGCCCCTGGTGCGCCGCCTGGACCAGGAGTGCGCCCGCTGCTCCGACGCCTACAGTCCCTTCGCCCTCCACCCCGGCGTGCAGTACCGCCACCTGCTCGTGCAGCGCGGCGCGGCCCAAGCGCCCGAGGCCAGGCTCGCCGTGCGCCCGCCCCACGACATCACCGGCCAGTCCATCGCCCGGGACCTGGAGACCATCGGCGCATCGCCCCTTCTCTGGAGCCTCACGCGCTGCGCCGCGCGCCTGCTGGAAGGCCCGGACAACGCCACCAAGGCCAACGCCGTCTGGCCCTGGGGCCAGGGCCGCACCCTGACCCTGCCCTCCTTCGAGGCGGCCTTCGGGCTCAAGGGCGCGGTGGTCTCGGCCGTGGACCTCATCCGGGGCCTGGGCCGCGCGGCGGGCATGGAGGTGCTCGACGTGCCAGGAGCCACGGGCCTGCTCGACACCGACTACGAAGGCAAGGTGGCCGCCGCGGGCCGATTCCTGGAGCACGGCGACTTCGTGTTCGTGCACCTGGAAGGCCCCGACGAGTGCGGCCACGGCGGAGACGCCGCCTGCAAGGCCGAAGCCATCGCCCGCTTCGACGCCCGCGTGGTGGCCCCCCTCACCCAGGCCTTCCCCGAGGCCGTGTGCCTCATCACCTGCGACCACCTGACGCCCCTGGCCAAACGCACCCACGTGGACGACCCCGTGCCCTTCCTGCTGCACGCCCCGGGGTTGAACCCCAACGGCTCGGAGCGCTTCAGCGAGGCCCAGGCCGCCGCGAGAGGGCTGTGCATCGAACCGGGCCACGAACTCTTGGCGTGGGCCCTGGCCCGGGCCTCGGAGGCCTCGTGA
- a CDS encoding acyl-CoA thioesterase translates to MIRPGEPFPSPEAVFRLHVSYGETDAMGVVYYGNYPHWFERARGLFLRERGLSYAEVERRGFLLPVREMAVRYLAPARYDEEVAVRAGVSVWGRASVTFAYQVYGPPETSRLLCLGQTQHACTDPTGKPVAVPSWLKELCAR, encoded by the coding sequence GTGATCCGCCCCGGCGAGCCCTTCCCCTCGCCCGAGGCGGTCTTCCGCCTCCACGTGAGCTACGGCGAAACCGACGCCATGGGTGTGGTCTACTACGGCAACTACCCCCACTGGTTCGAGCGCGCCCGGGGCCTCTTCCTGCGCGAACGCGGGCTCTCCTACGCCGAGGTGGAGCGCCGGGGCTTCCTGCTGCCCGTGCGCGAGATGGCCGTGCGCTACCTGGCCCCGGCCCGCTACGACGAGGAGGTGGCCGTTCGCGCGGGCGTCAGCGTCTGGGGCCGCGCCTCCGTCACCTTCGCCTACCAGGTTTACGGCCCCCCCGAAACGTCCCGGCTCCTCTGCCTGGGGCAAACCCAGCACGCCTGCACGGACCCCACGGGCAAACCCGTGGCCGTGCCGTCCTGGCTCAAGGAACTCTGCGCCCGGTGA
- a CDS encoding FeoB-associated Cys-rich membrane protein produces MLEKIIVAALVALAGAYLARRFLRGRTRGGCGCSGSSSGGGCCQELGPMPKSGATPGGAGSGGSGCGGACGCSRGS; encoded by the coding sequence ATGCTGGAAAAAATCATCGTCGCCGCGCTGGTGGCGCTGGCAGGGGCGTACCTGGCGCGCCGCTTCCTGCGCGGCAGGACTCGGGGCGGTTGCGGGTGCTCCGGTTCATCCTCCGGCGGAGGCTGCTGCCAGGAGCTTGGGCCCATGCCCAAGTCCGGGGCCACTCCGGGCGGAGCCGGATCAGGCGGGAGCGGTTGCGGCGGGGCCTGCGGTTGTTCACGCGGCAGCTGA
- a CDS encoding MOSC domain-containing protein: protein MAVVRAVSVSDRKGAKKAPVESVELVAEHGVAGDAHAGSHRQVSLLDFGAMEGMRLQLPTIGPGSFAENLAVEGLDALGLALGDRIGVGPDAVLEITQIGKECHQGCEIRRIVGDCIMPRQGLFARVLQGGAVRPGDGVRRVKS from the coding sequence ATGGCCGTCGTCAGGGCCGTCAGCGTGAGCGACAGGAAGGGGGCCAAGAAGGCCCCCGTTGAATCCGTGGAACTGGTGGCGGAACACGGCGTGGCCGGGGACGCCCACGCCGGAAGCCACCGCCAGGTGAGCCTGCTGGACTTCGGCGCCATGGAGGGCATGCGCCTGCAACTGCCCACCATCGGCCCCGGTTCCTTCGCCGAAAACCTCGCCGTGGAGGGGCTCGACGCCCTGGGCCTGGCCCTGGGCGACCGCATCGGCGTGGGGCCGGACGCGGTTCTGGAGATCACCCAGATCGGCAAGGAGTGCCACCAGGGCTGCGAGATCCGCCGCATCGTGGGCGATTGCATCATGCCCCGCCAGGGGCTCTTCGCCCGCGTGCTCCAGGGAGGGGCCGTGCGCCCCGGAGACGGCGTGCGGCGCGTCAAATCCTGA
- a CDS encoding FeoA family protein, with product MVPLKDCPEGSVVRIEDLHGDPLCRGRLCALGITPGVEARVCADGDCCRIRVRGGEFCLGAEMAGRVMVSHIREA from the coding sequence ATGGTCCCCCTGAAGGATTGTCCTGAAGGCAGCGTCGTCCGTATTGAAGACCTGCACGGAGACCCCCTTTGCAGAGGGCGGCTTTGCGCCCTGGGCATCACGCCCGGAGTGGAGGCCCGCGTCTGCGCCGACGGGGACTGCTGTCGCATCCGCGTGCGCGGTGGAGAGTTCTGCCTCGGGGCCGAAATGGCCGGACGGGTCATGGTTTCCCACATTCGCGAGGCTTAA
- a CDS encoding amidohydrolase family protein: MTLDIHTHAFHPKIAQKVLVQLESHYGIRPVGTGEAGDLLERLDRAGLDRAAVHAAATAPAQVIPANNWAIEMARTMPRLIPFGTMHPGFPGYEDELDRLERAGIQGIKIHADFQGFRLDDPALRPILEAMRGRFTAMFHVGDRLPPHQNPSCPAKLAAIHRDFPGLTVIAAHLGGYLHWVEALEHLAGSEVYVDTSSTLPFIDDALLAAILDRHPAERVLFGSDYPLFDPGEEIAALQARLRLSDARLELLLGAGESLFRPFDKQAPAS; this comes from the coding sequence GTGACCCTCGACATCCACACCCACGCCTTCCATCCCAAGATCGCCCAGAAGGTCCTCGTACAGCTCGAAAGCCACTACGGCATCCGGCCCGTGGGCACGGGCGAGGCGGGCGACCTCCTGGAACGCCTGGACCGCGCGGGCCTGGACCGCGCCGCCGTGCACGCGGCGGCAACGGCCCCCGCACAGGTGATCCCGGCCAACAACTGGGCCATCGAGATGGCCCGGACCATGCCCCGCCTGATCCCCTTCGGCACCATGCACCCAGGCTTCCCCGGCTACGAGGACGAGCTGGACCGCCTGGAACGCGCGGGCATCCAGGGCATCAAGATCCACGCCGACTTCCAGGGCTTCCGCCTGGACGACCCGGCCCTGCGCCCCATACTGGAGGCCATGCGCGGGCGCTTCACGGCCATGTTCCACGTGGGCGACCGGCTGCCGCCCCACCAGAACCCCTCCTGCCCGGCCAAACTGGCCGCCATCCACCGGGACTTTCCGGGCCTGACCGTGATCGCCGCCCACCTGGGGGGCTACCTGCACTGGGTCGAGGCCCTGGAGCACCTGGCGGGCAGCGAGGTCTACGTGGACACCTCCTCCACCCTGCCCTTCATCGACGACGCGCTCCTGGCGGCCATCCTGGACCGCCACCCGGCGGAACGCGTGCTCTTTGGCTCCGACTACCCCCTTTTCGACCCGGGCGAGGAGATCGCCGCGCTCCAGGCGCGCCTCAGGCTCTCCGACGCCCGCCTGGAACTGCTTCTCGGCGCGGGGGAATCGCTCTTCCGCCCTTTTGACAAGCAGGCCCCCGCATCATAA